TCGCCTTCACCTTCCGACGCCTCTTCGGCTTCGGCGGCGAGATCGGCTTCGGTGATCCAGCCGGCCAGCAGGCGAGCCTGCACGACCATCTGTTCGGCTTCGACACGCGAGACTTCGAGCTTCGAAAACAGGCCTTCGAACTTCTTCGTTTCGCCGTTCTTGCGCTCGGACCAGCCGACGAGATCGTCGGCGGCGCAGCCGGCGAAGTCCTCGATCGTCTTGATGCCGTCCTCGCCGAGGGCGACCATCATCTGTGCGGTCATGCCGTTGATCTCTCGCAGCTCGTCGGAGACGCCGAGCGCCTTGCGCTTCTCGTCCATTTCGGCTTCGAGCTTTTCGAGATATTCGCGGGCGCGGGTCTGGATTTCCTGCGCCGTATCTTCGTCGAAACCATCGATCGAGGAGATTTCGTCGAGATCGACGTAAGCCAGTTCCTCGACGGCGGCAAAGCCTTCCGAGGCCAGAACCTGACCGACCATCTCATCGACGTCGAGCGCGTCCATGAACAGGTTCGTACGCTCGTTGAATTCCTTCTGACGGCGTTCCGATTCCTCGGCTTCCGTCATGATGTCGATATCCCAGCCGGTCAGCTGCGAAGCGAGGCGGACGTTCTGGCCGCGGCGGCCGATGGCAAGCGAAAGCTGCTCGTCCGGAACCACGACTTCGATGCGCTCTGCATCTTCGTCGAGAACGACCTTGGCGACTTCGGCCGGCTGCAGCGCGTTGACGACGAAGTTCGCCGGCTCGCTGGACCAGGGAATGATGTCGATCTTTTCACCCTGCAGCTCGCCGACGACGGCCTGAACGCGCGAACCGCGCATACCGACGCAGGCGCCGACCGGATCGATCGACGAGTCGTTCGAGATGACGGCGATCTTGGCGCGAGAGCCCGGATCGCGGGCAACCGACTTCACCTGGATGATGCCGTCGTAGATTTCCGGCACTTCCATGGTGAAGAGCTTGACCATGAACTGCGGATGCGTGCGCGAGAGGAAGATCTGCGGGCCGCGCTGCTCGCGACGGACGTCGTAGACATAGGCGCGGACGCGATCGCCGTAGCGGAAGTTCTCGCGCGGGATCATTTCGTCGCGGCGGATGATGCCTTCGCCACGGCCGAGATCGACGATGACGTTGCCGTATTCGACGCGCTTGACGGTGCCGTTGACGATTTCGCCGACACGGTCCTTGAATTCGTCGAACTGGCGGTCTCGCTCGGCTTCGCGCACCTTCTGCACGATGACCTGCTTGGCCGACTGGGCAGCGATGCGGCCGAAATCCATCGGCGGCAGCGGATCGGCGATGAAATCGCCAAGAGCTGCGTCCGGGTTGCGGTCGCGGGCCAGTTCCAGCGGGATCTGAGTGGAATAATCTTCGGCCTTCTCGACGACTTCGAGCAGACGCTGCAGACGAATCTCACCCGTCTTCGGGTTGATGTCGGCGCGGATGTTCGATTCCGTGCCGTAACGCGAGCGCGCGGCCTTCTGGATCGCATCCGCCATTGCGGCAAGCACGATCTCGCGGTCGATGACCTTTTCGCGCGCCACTGCATCTGCGATCTGCAGAAGTTCTAGCCGGTTCGCACTGACTGCCATTGTTCTTAGTCTCCGTCTTCCTGCCTTCAGGTTTCCCGTTCCGTCAGGCGGTTCGTTGATCGGTTATTCCTGGTCGTCCGCTTCGTTCTGGTTCGCTGCCTCGGCTTTCGCCAGCTTGTCGGCGCGCAGCGCGTCGCGGATGAGATCGTCCGTCAGGATCAGCTTGGCTTCGGCCAGCGTGCTGAACGGAATGGTCACCTTGGGCTCCTCGCCATAGGCGACCTGGTCGCGTTCGATCGTGAAGCCGTCATTGTCGACGGCGGCGATCTTGCCGCGGAAACGCTTGCGGTTATCGACGAGGATCGACGTTTCGCACTTGACGATGTGGCCGATCCAGCGTTGAAAATCCGACTTTCGCACCATCGGGCGGTCGATGCCGGGCGAAGACACTTCGAGATGATACGCCTTATCGATCGGATCTTCCACATCCAGAACCGGAGAAATGGCCATGGAGACCTCTTCGCAGTCCTCGACGGTCATGGTGCCGTCGTTGCGCTCGGTCATGACCTGCAGCGTCAGCCCGTTCAGATTGAGGAGGCGCACGCGCACCAGGCGGAAGCCCATGCCCACAAGCACAGGCTCGATGATCGCGGCGACGCGCTGATCAAGGCCGGTTTCGACGATCAGCCGGGGTTCATTGGTATTGTCTGCGTTTGTCACGTCCGACAAGCATTCACTCCTGCATTGTTCATGCATTGGGAGATCGCGCTAATAAAAAAGAGCGGGTCCTTGCGGCCCACTCTTCATCACACGATCAAGAATTTGATGCGGATATAAGCCTCTTTCCGGCAAATTGCAAGGCATTCGCGCCGAAAGCCTTTTCCGCAGCTATTTCAGCACACCCAGCATCGAGCTGTCGGGATAGCAGGTGGGCTTCATGCCGCTCTTTTCCTGCCACTGGCCGATCGAGCGCCTGGTCTTGTAGCCCGGCAGGCCGTCGGTGCCGCCGACATCGTAGCCTTTGTGCTCCAGAACCTTCTGCATATTAGCGACGTCAGAGCGCAGCATCTTGCCGACATCGCCCCATTTTTCCTGGAAGGCGCCGCTGCCATTGGCAATGCGGTCGGCGAGATTGCCGATATAGAGGCCGTAGAGATCGGAATTGTTGTATTCCTTGATGACGTAGAAATTCGGCGTGACGATGAATTCCGGCCCGTCGCGGCCCGCCGGCACCAGCATCATGCCGCTGGCGCGCATTTCGTCCGCCGGGAGGGCCTTGCCGGAAACCGGTTTGATCCCGAGCGAGGCCCATTGCGAGATCGGCTTGGCGAGATCAGGCCCCTCCTGCGCACAGGACACGTTCTGCGGAATGGTCACTTCGTATCCCCAGCCACGACCGCGCTGCCAACCCTTCTCAACCATGTAGTTGGCTATGGATGCCAGGGTGTCCGGCACCGAAGTCCAGATGTTGCGGTGGCCGTCGCCATCGAAATCGACGGCATATTTCAGATAGTTGGTCGGCATAAATTGCGGCTGGCCGAGCGCGCCGGCCCAGGAGCCCTTGAACTGATCGGGCGTGACGTCGCCATGCTCGAGAATGCTCAGGCCAGCGATTAGCTCATTGCGGAACATATCCTTGCGCGTCGACATGAAAGCCTTCGTCGCCAGGACCTGAATTGCGGAATTCGGCAGTTTGGCGGCGCCGAAGCCGGTTTCGCGGCCCCAGATGGCAAGCAGGATCGGCCCCGGAACGCCATAGGTCTTTTCGATCCGCCGCAGCACCGGCCCGTATTGCGAGGCGAAGCTTCGCCCCGTTGCGGCCAATTTCTGCAGCCGTCCCTCATTGAAGTAGGGGGCGGGAGAGGAGAATTCGGCCTGGCTCTGCGCCTGTTGCTTCGGCTTCGGGAAGCCCGGCGGTTCGAGATCAGGCAGATCCCAGTTCAACGTCACGCCGGCAAAGGCAGCCTGGAAGGTCTTCTCCGAAATTCCGGTCTTTCGCGCCTCCGGCCAGAGATCCTTCTGGATCCAGGCCTGGAACTGCGCTTCGACATCGGTTTTCGAGACGGCGAGCGCGGGGAGGGGGAGGAGGGCGAAGAGGAGGATGAGCAACCGCAGAACGTGCCGCGAGATACCCCCCTCTGTCCCTTTCGGGACATCTTTCCCACAAGGGGGGAGATTGTTGGCGGCGGGCTTCGCGCCATACCGAAGGTCTGAAGTTTCTGCGATTGGATCGTCAAATTGTTTGGCGAAGACGGCGCCACGGGCGACCAATCTCCCCCCTTGTGGGGGAGATGTCACGAAGTGACAGATGGGGGTATGCACTCTCCTCATACTCAGTTATCTCCGCCTCAAATCGCCGTCCGCGCCCTCAGCGCCGCCGCAAGCGTGCCTTCGTCAAGATAATCGAGCTCGCCGCCAACGGGCACGCCATGGGCAAGGCGGGTGATCTTGACCTCGAGGCCATCAAGCTGGTCGGTTATATAGTGTGCTGTAGTTTGCCCTTCGACCGTTGCGTTGACGGCGATGATGATCTCGCGGATGCCGCCTTCGCTGACGCGCGCGATTAGCCCGCGAATGTTGAGATCGTCAGGTCCGACGCCATCGAGCGGCGACAGGACGCCGCCGAGAACGTGATAGGCGGCGTTCATCGCACCTGATCGTTCCAGCGCCCAGAGATCGGAGACGTCCTCGACCACGATGATAACGGATTGGTCGCGCCGTTCGTCGGTGCAGACGGTGCAGGGATCGACGGTATCGACATTGCCGCAGCGCGAGCAGATCTTCACTTTATCATAGGCATCGCCCATGGCATGGGAGAGCGGCCCGAGCAGCTGGTCCTTCTTCTTGATCAGATGCAGCGCCGCGCGGCGCGCCGAGCGCGGCCCAAGGCCCGGCACCTTTGCCAGAAGCTGGATGAGTTTTTCGATTTCGGGGCCGGTGACTCGCTTTGCCATGGGAGGCTTTTAGCTCATATGCTCAAGGAACGGAATCACGGAAGGGATGGTGGAGCAATGAAAATTCTGGCCGTTTGCTGTGGTGCTCCGGAAACGCTGCCGGGCAAGAAGGCGAAGACCGGGATCAACAAGCACGCGGTCAGCGGTGCCGTCATGATCGACGAGCTGGGGCTGCTCGGCGATGCCATCTGCAATCGCAAGCATCACGGCGGCCGTGATCAGGCCGTCTATGTCGAGGGCTCGCTGACTCTGGACTGGTGGGCAAGCGAGCTTGGGCGATTGCTGAACCCCGGAGCCTTTGGCGAAAACCTCGTCATCGAAGGCCTGGACAATTGCAAGATCGCTGTCGGCGATCAATTCATAGCTGGCGATCTTGTTATGGAAGTGACCTCGGCCCGCATTCCCTGCTCCACCTTCGCGGCCAAGATGGGCGATCCGCAATTCGTCAAGCGATACATCCGGGCGGGGCGGCCCGGCATCTATTGCCGCGTTCTTGCGAGCGGCACGGTGAGCGCTGATATGCCGGTCACCTACCTGCCCTATGCCGGAGAGAGGGTAACCATGCCGGAAATGATGGCGACATTCGGCAGGCGATTATCGCCGGAGGATCGGGCGCGCTATCTGGCGGCGCCCATCCATCACAAGCTGCGTGCGCTCATCGAAAGCGACGCAGCAGTCTGAAATCACCGCATGGCAATCGCAACGGCCGCGCCTGCCATGGTGCCGGCGCTGGCCCTGTTGGCGATACGCACAGCTCGGCGACTCCTAAGGAAAGTTCTGGCTTTGGCCGCCAGCATCGCCCAGGAGAGGTCGATGACGACAAGCACCGCAAACATCGTCGCAACCAGCTCGGCCCAGCCCGAAATCGTCACGCCATGCAGATCGATGATCGAGGGCAGCAGCGCCACGTAAAATACCATAATCTTTGGATTGCCCATGGTAACCGTGAAGCCTGCGAGGAAGAGGCGCGTTGCCGATTGCTCGTCCGGTAGTTCCTCTCCCGCCGTATCGGAGGAAGCAAACCACATTTTCCAGGCGAGATAGAGCAGGTAGGCGACACCGAGCCACTTGATGACAACGAAGGCCAAATGGAAGGCTTCGGCAATGGTCGCAAGGCCGGCAACGGCGCAGGTGAGCCAGATCGCCTCGCCGAGCCACATGCCGGACAGGAACGGCAGTACGTTGCGCGCGCCCTTCGTCAGCACGCGCGCCACGAGTGCCGCGATGTTCGGTCCCGGCGATCCCGCCGCAATGAACAAGGCACCGGCAAAAACAAGCAGCGTCGATAGGCTCATCGCATTCCCTCCGGTCAGGCACGCCAGACGATCTCTGAAAGAAGGGGCCAGAAATAGCATTCCGGCGCGGCTTTTCCAAATGCCCGATTTGCGGTTAGCCAAGCTGGCCACGAAAGCGCTCGAAGATTGCCTTTCCCTCAGGCCAATTCCCTAGTCCCGATGCCGCATTGATATGCCCGCGTGGCCCGACATCGACGAAGGCGCTGCCCCAGCTTTCGGCGCTGCGACGCGCATGGTCGAAGGAGCCAAAAGGATCGTCGGTGCTGGCGACGAGCAGGGATGGAAAGGGCAGGCGCCGCTTCGGCGGATTGGCAAAACTGCCGGCCTCGGCAAGATAGATTTCTCCCGTGGGATCGGGCGCGGCCACCATGAACGCGCCAAGGATCGCCGTCTTCTTGAGTAGCGCCCAATGGGCGATCAGCTGGCAGGCAAGGCTGTGCGCGATCAGGATCGGCGGCGTTTTGGAGCGGGAGATTTCGCGCTCGAGCGCGGTAATCCAATCCGAAAGTATCGGTCTGTCCCAGCTCGACGGCTGGAAGCGTCGCATGGTCGGATCGTCCCGTTCCCATAATGTCTGCCAATGATTTTCGCCCGAGCCGCCCAGCCCCGGCAGCGTGATGATGTCGCTCATGCCAATCCTTTCCCCATGGTCTCTCACGAAGAAAAGCTGGCATGTCGGGATGTCGATTGACATTGCAATCCATCGGATAAAACTTGCCCCAACCGATGAATTGAAGGTCAGCAATGGATACTATCGAAAGAGGGTTGGATCCGACGGATCTATCGATCATCGAAATCCTGCAACAGGACGGACGAATCTCGGTATCGGAGCTCGGCCGTCGCGTAGGCTTGTCGCAGCCGGCGGCATCGGAGCGGCTGAAGCGGCTGGAGGAGCGTGGCGTAATTGCAGCTTATCGCGCTGTCATAGATCCCGCTGCCGTCGGGCTCGGCATGATGGCGGTCATCCGGCTGCGCACCACGCATGAGCATATCCGGCCGTATCTGAAGCAGTTTTCGGAAATGCCTGAAATTATCGAAGTGCTGAGGCTGACGGGCGAGGATTGCTTCCTGCTCAAGGTTCTCGTGCCGACACCATCGGACCTTGAAACCATCGTCGATTCCATTGCCCGTCATGGCGCGGTGACAACATCGCTGGTGCTGCGAAACGAACCCATAAAGGCGATCGGCCGCGATCTCATTCGCAAGGCGGCCGCCCGCTCAAAGAAATAGTCTCGCCTCAGAACGGCAGCTTGAAGCCCGGTGGGATCGGCAGGCCTGCGGTCAGTTCGCGCGTCTTTTCAGCGGCGATCGCCTCGGCCTTTTCCTGAGCATCTTTATTGGCGGCGACGATCAGGTCTTCGAGGATCTCGACATCGTCTTCCTTGAAGAGCGAGGGATCGATCTTGAGGCCGACCATGAGGCCCTTGCCGTTGACGGTGACGGTGACGAGGCCGCCGCCGGCCTTGCCTTCGACGCGGATGTCGGCAATCTCCGACTGCATCTTCTCCATCTTCGCCTGCATTTCCTTCACTTTGCCCATCATGCCCATGATGTCGCGCATCGTCTTTGGTCCTTCTTCTCCAAGTCTCTGTTTGAGCGGCAGGATATGTCGTCATGGTCGTCAACCGCCTCAAGCCGAAGCGGTTCCGTCAACGTCCATCCTAGCCTTAGAATTCTATGTCGTCGCCCGGCAGAATATCGCCATCGATGGATTCGGCGACAGCCGGAGGAGCAGCAGTCTCCTCTTCGTCTTCCGCCTCAGGGGCACGCACCCGCACGTCGATAATCTTTGCACCGGGAAACTGCGCCAGGATCGCAGCGACATCCGGGTCCTGGCGTGCATCTGCGACACGCTGCTTCTGGGCATTCGCCTCGGCCTCGACCAACGTCGGCTGCCCTTCCTCGCGGCTGAGGCTGACGATCCAGTGGATGCCTGTCCATTCCTTCAGCTTGACGGCGAGCTCGTTCAGCAGCGTGCCGGGCGCGCCGGGGGCCAGGCTGACATCGAGCCTTCCCGGCTCCAGCTTGACCGGGCGCACGAAGGTCCGCACCAGCGCCTTCAGCTTCGGATCGCGCTTCTGGCTGGCGAGTTCGGCGATATCGGCCATCGAATTAACAGGCACGAGCGGCTTCGGCGCTTCCGCGGGTTTCGGTTCGATGCGGCCGACGGGTTGCGGATCCGGCTGCGTATTCGGCACGGAGCGCAGCATGGCGACCGGTGCGGAAGGCGTAGGTCTTGGCGCCGGCGTTTCGACCGCGCGGGCCATGGCGCTGCCCTGATAGGACACTGCTCCGCCCCCATTGCCGCCGCTCGGAGACGGCGAGGGGCGGGAGCCGCCATTCCCATCAGAAAATTCGGCCAGCCTGCGCGCCGCATCCTCCGGTGCCGGCAGATGAGCCGCATGCGCGAGCCGGATCAGCACCATTTCCGCAGCGCCGGCGGTGCGCGAGGCATTCTCCGTCTCGGCAATGCCCTTGAGCAGCATCTGCCAGATGCGGGAAAGTGCGGTTACCGCGACGCCTTGTGCGAATTCCGCCGCTTTCGTGCGCTCGACTTCGCTGAGCGACGGATCGTCGGCGGCATCGGGCACATATTTGAGGCGGGTCACGAGATGGGTGAAATCGGCAAGGTCGGTCAGCACGACGACAGGATTGGCGCCGGCCTCGTACTGGCTGTTGAATTCGGCAAGGGCTGCCGAGACATCGCCTTTGACGACATGGCCGAAGAGATCGACGATGCGGGCGCGGTCGGCAAGCCCGAGCATGGCGCGCACGGCATCCGCGGCAACGAAGCCGCTGCCATGGGCGATCGCTTGATCGAGCAGCGACAGGCCGTCGCGCGCCGAACCTTCGGCGGCGCGGGCGATCATGGCGAGCGCTTCCGGCTCGGCCTCGATACCTTCCTTGCCGGCAATGGTGGTGAAGAGCCCGACGAGATCGGAGGCGCTGATGCGGCGCAGGTCGAATCGCTGGCAGCGCGACAGCACCGTGATCGGCACCTTGCGGATTTCGGTGGTGGCGAAAATGAACTTCACATGCTCGGGCGGCTCTTCGAGCGTCTTCAAGAGCCCGTTGAAGGCGGCCGTCGACAGCATGTGCACTTCGTCGATGATATAGACCTTGTAGCGGGCCGAGACCGGCCGGTAGCGTACCTGCTCGATGATTTCCCGGATATCGTCGATACCGGTATGGGAGGCGGCGTCCATCTCGATGACGTCGACATGCCGGCCTTCCATGATCGCCTGGCAATGATCGCCGGGCTCGCGCAGGTCGATGGTGGGCCGATCGATGTCAGCCGTCTTGTAATTGAGCGCGCGGGCAAGAATGCGGGCGGTCGTGGTCTTGCCGACCCCGCGCACGCCGGTCAGCATATAGGCCTGGGCGATACGGCCGGTCTCGAAGGCGTTGGTCAGCGTTCGAACCATCGGCTCCTGGCCGACCATCAGGTCCGTGAAGTCCTTGGGTCTGTATTTGCGGGCCAGCACCCGGTAACCGGTGCCGGTCGAGGCGGCATCTTTTGCTTGTCGCTCGGTGTCGCTCATCGCCCTGCTTGTTGCCCGGTGCCTAGCTCATCGCCCGGCGAAAGCCGGGTCTTGCTTTCGGAGTGGTGGGAGGCTGGCACGAATGACCCGTGCCGGGCTCGTTAGGGCTGCTTCCTTCCGGACCTGACCCGGTTGGCGAGTGGCTCGTCCACCACCAACCTCCCGGATGCACATATCGGCAATATCGTCATCAAAAGCAAGCCAAGGTCAAAAAAAACTGCTAAACATTTGATAAAACAATGGAGGATGCCCCCTTGAAGGAGTTTACGCTCGACGACCGTCTGGCGAATGACAGCGTTTCCGTCGCCATCATCGGCCTGTGCGACGTCAGGCTGATGAAGGATAGCCGCTGGCCGTGGCTGGTGCTGATCCCCCGCAGGCCCGGCAAATCGGAGGTTTTCGAGCTGACCCCGCTCGACCGGATCCTGCTGACCTTCGAAACGGATAAGGTCGCAAGCGCCCTGAAGACGGTGACGAGTGCGACAAAAATCAATGTCGGGGCACTTGGAAATATCGTCCGTCAGCTGCATGTTCATGTCATCGCGCGGTTCGAAGGTGACGCCAACTGGCCGGGCCCCGTCTGGGGCTACGGCAAGGCGGAACCCTATTCGGACGAAGACATGAACAGCCTCATAGCTAAGTTGCGGGAAACGCTTTCACAATGAGCCATTCCATCTTTTCCTCGGATGCGCCGCATCCGGAAGCCAGCAGTCTCACCGCCTTTGCGGAAAACCAGCTCAACCGGGATGCCGAGCATCGCGACGAGGAATCGATCAAGCAGGCGCTCGCCAAGGAAGGCACGCACATCCTGGCCTTCGCTCAGGACCGGCTTGTCCTGAAGCATGACGGGCAGGTGCTGGATCCTCTTTTTGCCCGCTACGAGTTGAAGGATCTCGATCCGAATTGGGATGAGGCCGTTCTCCTCGGCTACCGCAAGACCGGTGAGCCCCGGCTTGCCGTGCCCGTGCGCGTCAATCCAGACGAGCTTGCCGGCCAGTACAAGCCGGCTGACATGCGCGCGCTCTGGCGCGATCTTCTGCTCGAAGGCGAAATCCTCGGCGAAGCCGCACAGGGCATGAGCCTCATCCGCTGGAATAGCGACAATCGCTTCTGCGGCCGCTGCGGCTCGGTCATGGAAAGCCGCATCGGTGGCTACAAGCGCGTCTGCACGGCCTGTGAACATATGATCTTCCCGCGCACCGATCCGGTCGTCATCATGCTCACGATCGACGAGGAACGGAATCGCTGCTTGCTTGGCCGCAGCCATCACTTCGCACCAGGCATGTATTCCTGTCTCGCCGGTTTCGTCGAGCCGGGCGAAACCATCGAGAATGCGGTGCGCCGCGAGACGCATGAGGAATCCGGTATTCAGATCGGCCGTGTGCGCTATCATGCTTCCCAGCCCTGGCCGATGCCGCATTCCCTCATGATCGGCTGCTACGCCGAGGCGAAGTCCACGGAAATCCACATGGACGAAGCCGAGCTCGAGGATTGCCGCTGGTTCACTCCGGAAGAGACGGTCGCCATGCTCGACCGCGTTTCGGCCTCCGGCAACACATCTCCACCCAAGGGCGCCATCGCCCATCGCCTGATGCGCGATTGGGTGGAATGGAAACGCTAGGTCTTGTTTTGTCATGGCCCGCTCCGAACGCTTGCTGACGCTGTTGCAGACGCTGCGACGCTATCGCCGACCGGTCAGCGGTGCCGTTCTGGCGGAGGAGACCGGCGTCAGCCTGCGCACGCTCTATCGCGATATCGCCAGCCTGCAGTCGCAGGGTGCGATGATCGAGGGCGAGCCGGGCATCGGCTATGTCCTGAAGCCCGGCTTCATGCTGCCGCCGATGATGTTTTCGCAGGATGAGATCGAGGCGCTGGTTCTGGGATCGCGATGGGTAGCGCGCGCTACCGACGCCCGCCTGGCGGCAGCCGGCGCCGACGCGCTTGCCAAGATCGCCGCCGTGCTGCCGGCCGACCTTCGCGATGAGGTCGACCAGGCGGCGGTGGTCGTTGCCACGCGCCGAGTCACCGAAGACAAGGCCGATCTTTCCCTCATGCGCAAGGCGATCCGCACGGAGCGCATGGTGCAGCTGACCTATGGCGATGTGAACGGCGCCATTTCCACCCGGCGTATCTGGCCCTTCGCGCTCGGTTATTTCGATAATGCCCGCATCATCATGGCCTGGTGCGAGCTGCGTCAGGATTTCCGCCATTTCCGCGCCGATCGCATCGTCGATTTCGCGGTGCTGGAGGCCCGCTATCCGCGCCGGCGTGTGGCGCTCGCCAGGGAATGGCATGCCCGTGAGGGCATGGTCCACAATTGATCCGGCAAAGCATGTCGCGCAAAAGTGTGCAGCGTTTCTGCGACAACGACATGCGTAAAATCGAAGACCTAAAGCGCAGGAGGCGAATCCTAGAGATCGCGACGCGCTTCAGTGTGATGCTACTGCCAGAAACTGTCAGTAGATGCGGCTATGATGGATCCATCCAATCAGGAAGGAGGACCGATCATGGCAGGCAACGTTTCCATCATTTCGCAACATGTGCATCGCGGTAGCGTCGAGGCGCTTAAAGGCAAGCATCAGTCATGGCCGGCTCGTCTCTCTGAGGTCGCGCTTGGCTATTTCACCCGCCGCTGGAATCGTCTCGATATCGAGGAGGCGCCGAGTTCCGTGATGCGGGATCTCGGTTTTCTCGATGGCCGCGCCCCTTACCGTGAGGAAGAGCGGATGCATTAGAATTGCGGGAAAATAACGAGGTAGGGCGGTTCGTGAAAAACTGAACCGCCCCAGAGCGTCCTGCGCGAAGTTCGCCGCGACTTTGCAATAACGACATCGGTAAAATCGAAATTAAAGCGTAAGACGTTGATCCCGAAGGCTGCAGCAGGCTTCGGAAATGCGGCTTCGCAAGCACTCATCATGACAGACCAAGCCATCTTCGGCGGGCTGAGCTCCGTCCGCCGGACTGCAGCCGCATGCCCTTAAATCCATCAAAACAAGAGGATTATTCAGATGACCAGCCCGAACCTCATCATCTTCTATGTCAAGGACCCTAGCGAAAGCACGCCGTTCTACCGCGACCTGTTCGGTCGCGAACCGGCCTTTGCATCGCCGAATTTCGTGGCCTTCTCGCTCGACAACGGCCT
The Rhizobium sp. 11515TR DNA segment above includes these coding regions:
- a CDS encoding Lrp/AsnC family transcriptional regulator — its product is MDTIERGLDPTDLSIIEILQQDGRISVSELGRRVGLSQPAASERLKRLEERGVIAAYRAVIDPAAVGLGMMAVIRLRTTHEHIRPYLKQFSEMPEIIEVLRLTGEDCFLLKVLVPTPSDLETIVDSIARHGAVTTSLVLRNEPIKAIGRDLIRKAAARSKK
- the rimP gene encoding ribosome maturation factor RimP translates to MSDVTNADNTNEPRLIVETGLDQRVAAIIEPVLVGMGFRLVRVRLLNLNGLTLQVMTERNDGTMTVEDCEEVSMAISPVLDVEDPIDKAYHLEVSSPGIDRPMVRKSDFQRWIGHIVKCETSILVDNRKRFRGKIAAVDNDGFTIERDQVAYGEEPKVTIPFSTLAEAKLILTDDLIRDALRADKLAKAEAANQNEADDQE
- a CDS encoding MOSC domain-containing protein, with the translated sequence MKILAVCCGAPETLPGKKAKTGINKHAVSGAVMIDELGLLGDAICNRKHHGGRDQAVYVEGSLTLDWWASELGRLLNPGAFGENLVIEGLDNCKIAVGDQFIAGDLVMEVTSARIPCSTFAAKMGDPQFVKRYIRAGRPGIYCRVLASGTVSADMPVTYLPYAGERVTMPEMMATFGRRLSPEDRARYLAAPIHHKLRALIESDAAV
- a CDS encoding RBBP9/YdeN family alpha/beta hydrolase, with product MSDIITLPGLGGSGENHWQTLWERDDPTMRRFQPSSWDRPILSDWITALEREISRSKTPPILIAHSLACQLIAHWALLKKTAILGAFMVAAPDPTGEIYLAEAGSFANPPKRRLPFPSLLVASTDDPFGSFDHARRSAESWGSAFVDVGPRGHINAASGLGNWPEGKAIFERFRGQLG
- a CDS encoding lytic murein transglycosylase; protein product: MRRVHTPICHFVTSPPQGGRLVARGAVFAKQFDDPIAETSDLRYGAKPAANNLPPCGKDVPKGTEGGISRHVLRLLILLFALLPLPALAVSKTDVEAQFQAWIQKDLWPEARKTGISEKTFQAAFAGVTLNWDLPDLEPPGFPKPKQQAQSQAEFSSPAPYFNEGRLQKLAATGRSFASQYGPVLRRIEKTYGVPGPILLAIWGRETGFGAAKLPNSAIQVLATKAFMSTRKDMFRNELIAGLSILEHGDVTPDQFKGSWAGALGQPQFMPTNYLKYAVDFDGDGHRNIWTSVPDTLASIANYMVEKGWQRGRGWGYEVTIPQNVSCAQEGPDLAKPISQWASLGIKPVSGKALPADEMRASGMMLVPAGRDGPEFIVTPNFYVIKEYNNSDLYGLYIGNLADRIANGSGAFQEKWGDVGKMLRSDVANMQKVLEHKGYDVGGTDGLPGYKTRRSIGQWQEKSGMKPTCYPDSSMLGVLK
- a CDS encoding DNA polymerase III subunit gamma/tau codes for the protein MSDTERQAKDAASTGTGYRVLARKYRPKDFTDLMVGQEPMVRTLTNAFETGRIAQAYMLTGVRGVGKTTTARILARALNYKTADIDRPTIDLREPGDHCQAIMEGRHVDVIEMDAASHTGIDDIREIIEQVRYRPVSARYKVYIIDEVHMLSTAAFNGLLKTLEEPPEHVKFIFATTEIRKVPITVLSRCQRFDLRRISASDLVGLFTTIAGKEGIEAEPEALAMIARAAEGSARDGLSLLDQAIAHGSGFVAADAVRAMLGLADRARIVDLFGHVVKGDVSAALAEFNSQYEAGANPVVVLTDLADFTHLVTRLKYVPDAADDPSLSEVERTKAAEFAQGVAVTALSRIWQMLLKGIAETENASRTAGAAEMVLIRLAHAAHLPAPEDAARRLAEFSDGNGGSRPSPSPSGGNGGGAVSYQGSAMARAVETPAPRPTPSAPVAMLRSVPNTQPDPQPVGRIEPKPAEAPKPLVPVNSMADIAELASQKRDPKLKALVRTFVRPVKLEPGRLDVSLAPGAPGTLLNELAVKLKEWTGIHWIVSLSREEGQPTLVEAEANAQKQRVADARQDPDVAAILAQFPGAKIIDVRVRAPEAEDEEETAAPPAVAESIDGDILPGDDIEF
- a CDS encoding LysE family translocator, which codes for MSLSTLLVFAGALFIAAGSPGPNIAALVARVLTKGARNVLPFLSGMWLGEAIWLTCAVAGLATIAEAFHLAFVVIKWLGVAYLLYLAWKMWFASSDTAGEELPDEQSATRLFLAGFTVTMGNPKIMVFYVALLPSIIDLHGVTISGWAELVATMFAVLVVIDLSWAMLAAKARTFLRSRRAVRIANRASAGTMAGAAVAIAMR
- the recR gene encoding recombination mediator RecR, whose product is MAKRVTGPEIEKLIQLLAKVPGLGPRSARRAALHLIKKKDQLLGPLSHAMGDAYDKVKICSRCGNVDTVDPCTVCTDERRDQSVIIVVEDVSDLWALERSGAMNAAYHVLGGVLSPLDGVGPDDLNIRGLIARVSEGGIREIIIAVNATVEGQTTAHYITDQLDGLEVKITRLAHGVPVGGELDYLDEGTLAAALRARTAI
- the nusA gene encoding transcription termination factor NusA; the encoded protein is MAVSANRLELLQIADAVAREKVIDREIVLAAMADAIQKAARSRYGTESNIRADINPKTGEIRLQRLLEVVEKAEDYSTQIPLELARDRNPDAALGDFIADPLPPMDFGRIAAQSAKQVIVQKVREAERDRQFDEFKDRVGEIVNGTVKRVEYGNVIVDLGRGEGIIRRDEMIPRENFRYGDRVRAYVYDVRREQRGPQIFLSRTHPQFMVKLFTMEVPEIYDGIIQVKSVARDPGSRAKIAVISNDSSIDPVGACVGMRGSRVQAVVGELQGEKIDIIPWSSEPANFVVNALQPAEVAKVVLDEDAERIEVVVPDEQLSLAIGRRGQNVRLASQLTGWDIDIMTEAEESERRQKEFNERTNLFMDALDVDEMVGQVLASEGFAAVEELAYVDLDEISSIDGFDEDTAQEIQTRAREYLEKLEAEMDEKRKALGVSDELREINGMTAQMMVALGEDGIKTIEDFAGCAADDLVGWSERKNGETKKFEGLFSKLEVSRVEAEQMVVQARLLAGWITEADLAAEAEEASEGEGEAEQEA
- a CDS encoding YbaB/EbfC family nucleoid-associated protein, coding for MRDIMGMMGKVKEMQAKMEKMQSEIADIRVEGKAGGGLVTVTVNGKGLMVGLKIDPSLFKEDDVEILEDLIVAANKDAQEKAEAIAAEKTRELTAGLPIPPGFKLPF